The following proteins come from a genomic window of Penaeus monodon isolate SGIC_2016 chromosome 22, NSTDA_Pmon_1, whole genome shotgun sequence:
- the LOC119587014 gene encoding uncharacterized protein LOC119587014: protein MKGDLVCHEMSPSPPKVFRSLSDGGNVFPVNRRLYSPTAEEGVKTATVSEAGVVRRVAINRTIPVGGPHIHCEPPPLYGSSHRPQSDPDVLRGTIQFSLLTGIYDESLVDTING, encoded by the exons ATGAAAGGTGACCTGGTCTGTCATGAGATGTCTCCTTCACCTCCTAAGGTGTTTAGATCTCTCTCTGACGGAGGTAATGTGTTCCCTGTCAATAGAAGGCTCTACTCACCAACAGCAG AAGAGGGTGTTAAAACTGCGACAGTGTCAGAAGCTGGTGTTGTGAGACGGGTTGCTATAAATCGCACCATACCTGTTGGTGGTCCTCACATACACTGTGAACCACCACCTCTTTATGGGTCCTCACACAGGCCTCAGAGTGATCCAG aTGTTTTGAGAGGAACGATCCAATTCAGTTTGCTCACAGGTATCTATGACGAGTCTCTTGTCGACACAATCAATGGATGA